GGCCACGACGGCGCATGAGCTCCCGGACTCCCCCGGTGTCGTTGAACTCCGCGGTCAGTGTGAGCGCCGCGAGCGCCGCCGGGACACCTGGGCTGTCCGGCACGCCCAACGTCAGCGCGCCGGACCCTGCGCGCACGAGCAGCGCATCGACGTGCCCATGATAGCAGCCCGCGAACTTGACGATCAGGTCCCGTTCGGTGGCCGCACGCGCGAGGCGAAGCGCGCTCATGGTCGCCTCGGTGCCCGAGCTCACCAGACGCACCTGCTCGAGCGAGGGCAGCGCCGCGACGAGGAGCCGCGCGAGCTGCACCTCGCCGGCCGTCGGCGCACCGAAGCTCGTCCCGTACCGCGCGCGCGCCGCGATCGCGGCGACGACCGCCGGATGCGCGTGGCCGAGCAGGAGCGGTCCCCAGGAGCCGACGAAGTCGAGGTACGAGCGGCCGTCCGCATCGACCACCTCCGCGCCGCGCGCGCGCTGAACGAAGAGTGGCCTGCCGCCCACGGCGGTCCAGGAGCGCACCGGGCTGTTCACGCCGCCTGGAATCAGGCGACACGCCTCGGCGTAGAGCTCTTCGGAGGTGCGCGACACCGCCTCGGCGACCGTTGCACCCGGCTGGCGGAGCGTCAAGCGCGCGGCCCCGCCGCATGTACCAAGATTTCGCTTGCAGCGCGATGGACACATCGCCTATACGGAAGCGCTTCGAGCAAGTCTCGCCGGCGCAGACACCGTGCAGCAGGTCCACCCCCCCGTCGCAGGTTGCTCGGGTCGGGTCTGTTTCGCGCTCACCCGGGCCACTTGCGGCCCGCCGACGGACAGCGAACGGTCTGCGATTGCCGACGGTTGGCAGCTTCTGAACAGCTGTGGAAATGCGTGTGCGTAACTCGCCCGCCTCCGATCTCGAGCGTACGTGGGACCGCGTCCTCGAGCGGGTGGCGGAACGCGTGAGCATGGAGGATCTCCACCAGTTGATCCGCCCACTCAGGCCGACGGCGGTCACGCCGGCCCAGTTCCAGCTCGAGGCGCCGAATCGCCTGGTCCTCCATTGCATCAACGACAGGTACCTGCCCGCCATCCATGCGAGCGTTGCCGCCGTTCTCGGGCCACGGCAGGTCGTCATCCAGCTTCCGCTCCGCAGCCAGGGAGAGCTCTTCCCGGATACCGGCCGCCGACGCGCCGAGCGCCGGGCTCGTCCCCTCCACGGCACCCTGAATCCCAAGTACACGTTCGCGAACTTCGTCGTCGGCGCCTCGAACCAGTTCGCCCACGCGGCGAGCAAGGCCGTAGCCTCTCAGCCCGGAGGCCACTACAACCCACTCTTCATCTACGGCGGGGTCGGCCTCGGGAAGACGCACCTGGTGAGCGCCATCGGCCACCAGATCCTCGAGCGCAACGAGCTCGCGCGCGTCGCCTACTTGTCCACCGAGGTCTTCATGAACGACCTCATCTCGTCGCTGCGACGGGACCGCATGGGGGAGTTCAAGGAACGCTTCCGCAGGGTCGACGTCCTCATCCTCGACGACGTCCAGTTTCTGGCCGGTCGCGAGCGCACCCAAGAGGAGTTCTTCCACACCTTCAACGCGCTGTACGATCAGCGCCGGCTGATCGTGCTCACCTCCGACAAGGTCCCGAAGGACATCCACGGCCTCGAGGAGCGGTTGCGAAACCGGTTCGAGTGGGGGCTGATCGCCGACATCCAGCCGCCGGACGTGGAGACCCGTGTCGCGATCATCGAGAAGAAGGCCGAGATGGAGGGCATCCCCCTTCCGAACGAGGTGGCACTCTTCCTCGGGAGCGAGCTCGCATCCAACGTGCGCGAACTCGAGGGGTCGCTCACCCGGCTCGGGGCCCACGCATCGCTTGCCCGCCGCCCGATCACCGTCGAGTTCGCGCGTGAGGTCCTGCAGACCGTGCTGAAGCCCCGGGTGCCCAGCGTGTCCTTCGACGCCATCGTCGACGCGGTCTGCACGCATTTCTCGCTCCGCCCGATCGACCTGCGCTCCAAGCGCCGTAGCCGGAACGTCGTGGTCCCCCGCCAGCTCGCCATGTACCTCTGCCGCCGCCTCATGAGTGCGTCCTTCCCGCACATCGGTGAGCTCTTCGGGCGTGATCACTCGACCGTGATCCACGCCACGGCGGTGACCGAGCGGCGTATCAAAGAGGACGCCGCCTTCCAGGCCACCCTCGAACGGCTCGAGCGCAGCTTACGAGAACACTAGCCCGAGAGAACAACTCGTGAGCCCGCAGTGGACAACCGTGACGTACTCTTCTACATGGCATTGGGCCGTTGCGGGCTTGTCCACGGGGTCCACAGCTCCTACGATGACAACGACTCTAGGAAGTAAAGAGAACACGGAGTACTCGGAGAGCCTCTGGGTAACCGGGAGAAGTCAGGAAGCGTGAGGTAGCGCATGGAGGTTACGGTTCGGCGCGAGGATCTCGTTCGGGGTCTCCATCTGGCCCAGGGGGTCGTTGAGCGACGCAACACCTTGCCGATCCTCTCGAACGTCCTCGTAGAGCCTGCCGGTGAGGGGATTGCGCTCACGGCCACGGACATGGAGGTCGGTCTCCGTAGCCTGATCCCAGCCCAGGTCAGAAGGAAGGGTGTGGTGACGCTGAGCGCACGCAAGCTGTACGAGATCGTGCGCGAGGTCACAGCGGACGAGGTCGTCCTCAGGGTCGTACAGGGGGGCTGGGTGGAGATACTTGCCGGCCGCTCGAAGTTCAAGATCGTGAGCCTCGACGCGAAGGACTTTCCGGAGCTTCCGCTTGGGGCTGACGCGCCGCAAGGGACCACCATGGCGATCGCGGTGGGGACCCTCCGCGAGATGATCGACCGGACGCTGTTCGCCGTGTCCTCGGACGAGACGCGGTTCAATCTCTCAGGTGTCTTCCTTAGCAACGAGGATGATGGGGTGCTACGCATGGTGGCCACCGACGGGCACCGGCTCGCGCTGATCGACCGACGCCTGCCGAGCGCCAAGATGGAGCGGGGTGTCGTCATGCCCCGGAAGGGATTGATCGAGGCACGGAAGCTCCTCGACGAGGCGGAGGACGCCGAGGTGACGATGGTTGTGTCGCCCAAGGACGTCCGCTTGGTCCTGCGCTCGGTGTCCTTCTTCATGCGGCTCGTGGAAGGGGAGTTTCCGGACTACCGGCAGGTTATCCCCGGGGCGGCGAGCGTGCAGGCGCGCGCCAACCGCGACGACTTCCTCGCTGCGCTGCGGCGCATCTCGTTGCTGGCGAGCGAGCGCTCGCATGGCGTCAAGCTGCACCTCGAGCGTGGCAAGCTCGAGCTGTCGGCCAGCAACCCGGATCAGGGCGAGGCCTCGGAGGAGGTCGATGTGCAGTACACGGGGGAGCCGCTCACGATCGGTTTCAACGCGCGCTACCTGATGGACGTGCTGGCCGTGCACGCGGAAGGGGATGTCATCGAGCTCGGGTTCACGGACGAGGTCGGGCCGGGGGTCGTGCGGGGTTCGCAGGACCCCGAGTACACGTATGTCGTGATGCCGATGCGGCTCTGATCCGCCCCCCTCCACCCCCCCCGTATCGAGCCCTGGGCCGCCGTTCTATTGGCCCCGCCAGAACGGCGGTAACATCTGAGAATGACGACGTAATTTTCGTCGCCGTGCTATGGCGTCGGACCTCTTTAGCGAGTACAATGTAGGGTGCAACAAAACTGCTTTTCGGAGGTCCATTGAACACGCCCGAGACCGACTCCACCTACGGGGCAGCGAACATCAAGGTTCTCGAGGGGCTCGAGGCCGTTCGCAAGCGTCCCGGGATGTACATCGGCGACACGGGCGAGCGCGGTCTCCATCATCTCGTCTTCGAGGTCGTCGACAACTCGGTCGACGAGGCGCTGGCCGGCCACTGCACCCGCATCGCCGTCACCATCCACATCGACTCGAGCATCACGGTCGATGACAACGGGCGCGGCATCCCGGTCGAGATGCACGAGGCCGAAGGCGTCTCGGCCGCGCAGGTCGTGATGACCAAGCTCCACGCCGGCGGCAAATTCGACAAGGCGGCCTACAAGGTGTCCGGCGGGCTCCACGGCGTCGGCGTGTCGGTGGTGAACGCACTGTCGGAGACGCTCGAGATGGAGGTGCGGCGGGCCGGCAAGGTGTATTTCCAGCGTTACCATCGCGGTGAGCCGGAGGCGCCGATCGAGGAGACAGGCGTCACCGATCAGCGTGGTACGAAGATAACTTTCAAGCCGGATCCATTGATCTTCGAGACCACGTCGTTCAGCTTCGACATCCTCTCGCAGCGGCTGCGCGAGCTGGCCTTC
This genomic window from Deltaproteobacteria bacterium contains:
- the dnaN gene encoding DNA polymerase III subunit beta; this translates as MEVTVRREDLVRGLHLAQGVVERRNTLPILSNVLVEPAGEGIALTATDMEVGLRSLIPAQVRRKGVVTLSARKLYEIVREVTADEVVLRVVQGGWVEILAGRSKFKIVSLDAKDFPELPLGADAPQGTTMAIAVGTLREMIDRTLFAVSSDETRFNLSGVFLSNEDDGVLRMVATDGHRLALIDRRLPSAKMERGVVMPRKGLIEARKLLDEAEDAEVTMVVSPKDVRLVLRSVSFFMRLVEGEFPDYRQVIPGAASVQARANRDDFLAALRRISLLASERSHGVKLHLERGKLELSASNPDQGEASEEVDVQYTGEPLTIGFNARYLMDVLAVHAEGDVIELGFTDEVGPGVVRGSQDPEYTYVVMPMRL
- the dnaA gene encoding chromosomal replication initiator protein DnaA → MRVRNSPASDLERTWDRVLERVAERVSMEDLHQLIRPLRPTAVTPAQFQLEAPNRLVLHCINDRYLPAIHASVAAVLGPRQVVIQLPLRSQGELFPDTGRRRAERRARPLHGTLNPKYTFANFVVGASNQFAHAASKAVASQPGGHYNPLFIYGGVGLGKTHLVSAIGHQILERNELARVAYLSTEVFMNDLISSLRRDRMGEFKERFRRVDVLILDDVQFLAGRERTQEEFFHTFNALYDQRRLIVLTSDKVPKDIHGLEERLRNRFEWGLIADIQPPDVETRVAIIEKKAEMEGIPLPNEVALFLGSELASNVRELEGSLTRLGAHASLARRPITVEFAREVLQTVLKPRVPSVSFDAIVDAVCTHFSLRPIDLRSKRRSRNVVVPRQLAMYLCRRLMSASFPHIGELFGRDHSTVIHATAVTERRIKEDAAFQATLERLERSLREH